From Electrophorus electricus isolate fEleEle1 chromosome 8, fEleEle1.pri, whole genome shotgun sequence, the proteins below share one genomic window:
- the fabp4a gene encoding fatty acid binding protein 4a, with protein MVENFVGSWKMITSENFDEYMKALGVGFATRQVGNRTKPNLIVGVDGDGWICMKTQSAFKNTEIKFRLNEAFEETTADDRKTTTIVTLENGKLVQKQSWDGKETAIEREMIDGKLIATCKMGNVVAVRTYEREKTR; from the exons ATGGTTGAGAATTTTGTGGGATCTTGGAAGATGATTACCAGCGAGAACTTTGACGAATATATGAAGGCTCTGG GTGTGGGTTTTGCCACCCGTCAAGTAGGGAACAGGACCAAGCCCAACCTTATAGTTGGAGTGGACGGTGATGGATGGATATGCATGAAGACACAGAGCGCATTCAAAAATACCGAGATAAAGTTCAGACTAAATGAGGCATTTGAGGAGACCACTGCTGACGACAGAAAGACAACG ACTATTGTAACCCTTGAGAATGGCAAACTTGTGCAAAAACAGTCCTGGGACGGCAAAGAGACAGCAATAGAGAGGGAAATGATTGACGGAAAATTAATAGCG ACATGCAAGATGGGAAACGTGGTGGCAGTGAGAacttatgagagagagaaaacacgtTAA